In bacterium, the sequence CGAACACGGAACGGCTCGATACAACTGGTAGCAGCTCAGGAAAAAGAGCGGCTCCGAGAAACGAGTATTTACCATTTTTGGGACAATGTAAGGTAGACGAACAATTTGAGGTAGATAATGTCAGTAACTTTAAGACTACAACGCAGAGGACAGACCAAGAGACCATTCTATCGACTCGTAGCCGCCAATACCGAGGCCCGTCGTGACGGTCGATATCTTGAGCTTGTTGGTACCTACAATCCAATGGTTAATCCTCCCGAAATTACGATGAAGGAAGATAGAGTAAAGCATTGGATTGCCTCTGGAGCCCTTCAGTCAGATATGGCTCGTGCTCTGATCAAGAAACAAATTCCTGGGCTCATTGAAGCAAAAGAAGCAAAGAGAAAAGAGTCAATTCAAGCAAAGAGAGCGAAGCGAAAGACAAAGCCGAGCACCAAGAAAAAGTAAGCACTTAGCTTCGAACAACGTGAGGTGCAAAGATTAAAGAGCGTGCTCGTCGCAGCCCTACGTCTATTCAACCTCAT encodes:
- a CDS encoding 30S ribosomal protein S16 — translated: MSVTLRLQRRGQTKRPFYRLVAANTEARRDGRYLELVGTYNPMVNPPEITMKEDRVKHWIASGALQSDMARALIKKQIPGLIEAKEAKRKESIQAKRAKRKTKPSTKKK